TGTGGTGAACCAGAGGGTTCTTGTCAATTTCCTTCATCCATCTCTGTCTGTCTAGGCTGATTGTTGCTACGAGAACAGGGGGCCCATTCTTGAGGCAATCTGCAAGCCTGAGTTTTAATGAGGAATCTCCGGATTCTTAAATATCTGCAGTTGGTTTAAAACTTTTACCAACGCTGGTGGACCAAATAAATCTGTAAGCGAGGGAGGCCTGTGGGCCAGCAGCTAGTGACCTGTGacgttttggtttggtttgcctGCTTCTCTGCTGCTTCAACGCTGCCTCCATTTAGTCCTCTTGGCCTATCGGATTCTTGGGGTCAGCTGCTCCACTCTGCTTTTTCTCCAAGCTCAGCCCCCTAGAGTCCAGTCTTTGATGGATCTCAGCTAAACTGAAGGAACAGACTTGCCACTACCACCAGTTCCTAGCAGCCTCCAGAGGCTATTTGGCCTTCCTGGGTGGAGGCCTGGCCCACCCACAACCTAACTCTATCCCTTGCCCTTCTTCCCCAGGTCTCCGATGATGACCTCGACCCATCCTTTACTGTCTCAACCAGCAAAGGTTGGTCCCAAGGTCTGGGGCTGGAGGCACGGGAGGGCAGTGGGGTGAGCATGAGCCTCAACTGAGCATGTCTGCCATCCTGCCCCACAGCCTCGGGCCCCCACGGCGCCTTCAATGGGAACTGTGAAGCAAAACTCTCCGTGGTCCCTAAAGTGTCGGGCCTGGAGCGGAGCCAAGAACAGCCCCCGGGGCCCGACCCGCTGCTAGTGCCTTTCCCCCCAAAGGAACCACCGCCTCCACCGGTCCCTCGGCCTCCTGTCTCACCCCCTGCACCCCTGCCGGCCACTCCCAgtctgccacccccaccccagccccagctgcagCTTCGGGTCTCACCCTTCGGCCTCCGCACTTCTCCATATGGCAGCAGCCTGGACCTCAGCACTGGCAGGTGAGTGGTCTTGGGGGGTTGATGCGGTCCGGAAGGGCCTGGTCAATTTGGTGGCGGGGACACAGGATGGTACCTGTGGGATATGACTTGAAAAAGGATTCTGAGACtgaaaagtttgagaaaaacaaatggaaagagaTGACTGCAGGACTTATTTGAGTCCGTTACACATTCCTATGCAGGGGAATCCAGGCTGTGCTGTTTCCCAGTTGTGTTTGCTGGTGAGAACGTTTTTTCAGGCAGACAAGTCTGCTCGGAATAGTGTTCTTTGGAACATACTTTGGGAAATGCTGACATGATGGTTAAGAGCGCTGGCTTTGGTGTCAGACCCAGATTCAAATTCTTGCTCTGAcgcttcctggctgtgtgatttttgacaagtcacttaacccctctgagcctcgATTTCCTCTTTCTGTCAAATGGAATAATCATGGTACTTTCATCTTaaagctgttgtgaggattaactaCGAGTGAATGCAGTGTTTCCCAAAGTGTGTACATTCAGCGTCAGTGATATATGGGATGATTTCAGGTCTTACGtgagtaaactttaaaaaatagtcttGAGTTAGCTTTTGCGAACTTTAGAAAGCTGAGTGtcatgcctcagccccttgaTTTCACACGCGATTGCTTAGGGGGaggctaagttaaaaaaaaaaaaaagggaaattgagTTGAGTTCTTAAAAGAAGCCATTGATGCAGTTCAGTTGGTTACTTTGCTGGGCAGCAGTGGGGAAGGTGGCGTGGAATGTTGGAGACTTGGATTAGCTTTTAAAGCAGGTGCCAGCACTTGGCCTACAGCAGGTGCTTGCCACAGGGTAAGAACTATTGACACTTACTATTGATGCTCTATTTTGTCACCGTCATTGTCATTGTTATtattgagaaaactaaggctcagagaggggcagtgacttgctcaaggtcaccccGGGCATTCATGGCAAGATGGGCCTAGAAttcaggtctcctgactcccagGCCAGGCCAGTGTGGTGCTGCTTCCACTGTTGTAGGGTGGGACCCCAGGTGGCTTGTTCTAATTAAGCGTCAACATGAATGATCTGTTCTGTGCTGTGGCTGAGTCAGAAAGGGAAAGTCATCTGGCCAGAGATGGCAGAGGCAGCTGTGTGGATGCAGAGACCTAGACAGGGAGAAATAGGGGttgctgggtgtgggaggcaccTCAGTCTGAGAACGGATTCCCTCGGTGGGGGGCGGTCCTGGGGCCGGGTTCTGCCACCTCCCATGTTGGAGAACCAGGGTCACGGTATCACCCAGGCTTCTGACCCCCTCCCGTCAGAGCTGGCACCTCCCAACCCCTCACTCGTCTCCCCACTTCTCTCCCCAGCTCTTCACGGCCGCCCCCCAAGGCCCCGGCCCCTCCCGTGGCTCAGCCTCCCCCCTCATCATCCTcttcgtcctcctcctcctcatctgcCTCCTCCTCGTCCGCGCAGCTCACCCACCGGCCCCCGACGCCCTCACTGCCCCTGCCTTTGTCCACCCACAGCTTTCCCCCTCCCGGGCTGCGgccccccccaccaccccaccacccctccTTGTTCTCCCctggccccaccctgcccccacccccacccctgctgcaGGTGCCAGGGCACCCTGGGGCCTCAGCCGCTAACGCCCTTTCTGGTGAGTTTGGGGTCCTggccggggggtggggggccaTCACCCCGGGCTCGGGCCCAGTTGGCTTTGGGGCACCTGAGCCTCAGCAGACAGCAGGGCTTGAGGAGGGAGTGGCTTGAGGCCAGAGGGAAGGCAGTCACCTGGGCCCAAGGAAGCTGATGTGGCGACAGCATTAAAGCCTTCTCCCGTCCCCTCCCACAGAGCAGGACCTGATCGGCCAGGACCTGAACTCTCGCTACCTGAATGCCCAGGGTGGCCCTgaggtggtgggggcagggggctcGGCCCGGCCCCTGGCCTTCCAGTTCCACCAGCACAACCACCAGCACCAGCACACCCACCAGCACACCCACCAGCACTTCACCCCTTATCCCCCGGGCCTGCTGCCACCCCACGGCCCCCACATGGTGAGCTCCTCATTGGGCTGGCGATGAGGCTCGGAGGCCTCTGGGGAGGGCATGGCTTCTGGGGGAAGGCCCGGGTCCCTGGCTGGCAGCttactcttcccttctcttccctagtTTGAGAAATATCCAGGAAAGATGGAAGGCCTTTTCCGACataatgtgagtgtgtgtgtgcgtgtgcgtgtggggtgtgtggtgtgggcGTGGATGCATCCGTGCTTGTGACCCTGACTGCTGGGGTCCAGTCTTCAGCACAAAAGCAAGAGCCTTGATCCTGGGACAGCTCCCTGGGGGGCTTTAGGGTGGAGGCCCGTGGACTGACGGGCAGGCTGGACTTGGGCTGCGCCTCCACCCCCACCTGGACTAGTCCCCCTTCTCTCCACAGCCGTACACGGCCTTCCCTCCCGCAGTGCCCGGGCTGCCTCCGGGCCTCCCGCCGGCCGTCTCCTTTGGCTCCCTGCAGGGGGCCTTCCAGCCCAAGGTGAGCTCCCAATCCAGACACCACCACCGCCTACCGTCTTGACAAACCCAGACACGCCGGGTCCGAGCACCCTCCTCCCATTCCCCAAAGTCGTGCCCATCTTCCTGCCCTGCTCTGCTGCACCCAGTTTTCTCCAAAGCCATGATCCCTCCCTGCCCAGTGTCCCAGCTTGGTTCTGGATCCCTTTGTGCTTGGTGCCAGCTCTCCTGTCTGATCCCTCCACTCCCCTTTCCCAGAGCACGAACCCTGAGCTGCCACCACGACTGGGGCCGGTGCCGAGCGGGCTCTCCCAGAAGGGGACACAGGTGAGGGGGCCAGGGCAGGTCCTGGGGGAGCTGGAAGGTGTGTTGCGGGGAGAACAGAACTGACTTGAGGAGAGTAAACTGCTGATTCCTCCCTTGAATTCACAATCGGGTGTTCCTGGGTGTCTAATAGAGGGAATTTCTGTAAATAGCTGGCTTTCCCAGGCATGAGGAATGAGAGTTTCATGAGCTTGTCCCAGGAATAAGATGATTAGGACAGTGGTTTTtatagtggttttcaaactttttaataaagttacaaaacactttttttccaAATGACATCATACCAGGAAGCCCTGTTCGGAAAACAAAAGATAAGCTGCCCCTTGGTGAAGTGAGGAGAGCCAGAGCCTCCCTCCCCTTAGCACTTGCAGCAGCGTAGACCCCAGGGCTGCGGGAACGTTGTGAAACGCACAGGACCAGTTTCCTACAGGGAAGACTAGGCCAGAGGTTTTCCAACTTCCTTCAAAGGCATTTTTCCTAAATAAATCTTAAACAGACTGCTATACTCTAAAGTTGGTAATAGGAGAGCTTCTCTGAGAAACCTGTCCTGCCTGCCCCCTCAACACCCGCAGCCTTCCAGCAGGGCACCTCCCTGGGGCTTGGTTCAGAAACCTTGTGCTGGAGGAGAGATGCCTAGACTGGGAGAGATGGGGAAAGGAGTTTGGGCCTGAGCAGGAAGGGTTTGAGGGAGTCCCAGTGTCTCAGGCATGTTGGGGGTGAGTGGATGCTGTGGAGATGCGAGGCGCCTGGCCCAGGACTCAGGTCTGAGTCGCCTCCCATCTCTCCTTTGCCATCCCCAGATCCCCGACCATTTCCGGCCACCTTTGAGGGTGAGTTGTGTGAGGACCTCAGGCTGCATGAGGCTGGGGGCTGGTGTTAGCATGTTTGGCTAAGGGGGGTTTTGCTTACGAATAAGTGAGAAGCCCAGAACATGGAGGCAGCCAGATGTGGAACAGCAGAGAGTGAGGGCTTTCAAGTTGCAGACCTGGGCTCGGATGGAACTGGCCAtgggaccttgggcaaggcagttgatctctctgagcctcagtttcctaggCTGTAAAATGAACCTAGTCATCCCTTGGTTGTAGGAATGATGAGTAGGGATATTTTGTGGCGAGGCTGGGCCCAGAGCCAGGCCTGGAGTGGATGATGAGTGAAcgttctttccttccctttccctttggtCATCCTTCTGGGGCGGCAGAAACCAGGGAAGTGGTGTGCCATGCACGTGCGTGTGGCTTACATGATCCTGAGACACCAGGAGAAAATGAAGGTACTGGGGCCGGAGGGCTGGGGAGAGTGGGTCTCAGAGTCAGGGGAGGACTGAGCTCTGGGCATTGGCCTTCAACAGAGCTCAGCAGAATCTTGGCCAGAAACATTCTCTCCTGTCCCCCATCACTGCTGAACAGTTCTATGGCTGGCACCTTAGTTCTCTGGCTCATTAGGGGGCTGCTCAGAGAAGGCTCCGAGAGAGGCAGAAGATAGGCATCCAGGCCCCATCTGGGTGCCAGCCAGCCTTTGGAGGGGAACCacgggtgagagagcaagaggggGACCAGACCGGCTCCTCATGTACTGCCCCTCTCCCTGTGTCCCACACAGGGTGACTCCCACAAGCTTGACTTTCGGAACGACCTCCTGCCCTGCCTTCCGGGGCCCTATGGGGCCCTGCCCCCTGGGCAGGAGCTCTCCCACCCGGCCTCCCTCTTCACTGCGACTGGTGAGTCTGGCCAGCCCCCTCGGGCCTGAGGTTCCCTGTCTATAGCCTGAGGCCCAGCTTGTGCCCACTCAGCCTCATCAGAATCTCCCACCTCTCTGCCCCAGGTGCCGTCCACGCTGCAGCCAACCCTTTCACGGCAGCTCCCGGGGCCCACGGACCCTTCCTGAGCCCCAGCACCCACATTGGTAAGAGCCAAGGGCGTGTTGGGCAACCCAGGCTTTGTCCCTGACTTCCAGGAGATGGAAATCAGACCCAGCAGGCAGCTGGAATGCAGGATAGACCTGGTTCCACTTGCttagtgaccttgggcaggttactcTACCCCTTCtgagccttgatttcctcatctgtaaaatgagtaggGAAGGGCAGGGTGACTTCAGTCTCTGCCAGCTGGAGCCCTGTCTCCCAGTAGCCAGTGGCAGGGGCAGTACACCACCTGgaaggggaaggtggggaggcCATGCTGGCCCAGGGGAGAGCATGGCCACTGACTCCTAGGATCTTGGCAGGCTTCTTGGGGAGGTTTCACCTGGGTTTGGGTGGACAAGGAGGAGTTGAGCCTGGTGGCTTGGAGAAAGGTGTTCCTGGCTGGGGACATGGTGACATTCCAGTGGCGGGATAGGTTAGTTGTTCTGTCTGGCTGTGTGACGCATGCATGAAGTTAGGGTCAGGTCGGGAAGGGCCCTGCATGTCAGGTGGGGGGAAGCCAACAAGGTCTTCAGGCTTGCTGCAGAGCGGAGATCTGCTGTGATGGGTCCAGGTGGCTGGTGTTGGGGAGTTGGGGAGAAGAGCGTGACTTCATGTCAAGGAAGCCCTGGGTTGGTACCGCTCCCTGGCTAGATGACCACCGgcaagtcatttcacctctctgagcctctctgTTTTATCATCTTCAAGTGGGCATGATCCTAACCACCTCTTGGGCTTTTTGTGAGGTTAACCGACAGGATGCTTGTCAAAGCTCAACACCTTCCTGGCCCAAGGAAGTGCTCAGCACATGGCTGCTGAAAGCAGGCAGCTGAGGACTCCAGGCACCAGtcctgcctctgcccagccaggccTGGTGCCTGCTCAGCACCGGCTGCCCAGTGCTCTGACCACCCCCCTTTCCTCCCACAGATCCCTTTGGGCGTCCCACAAGCTTCGCCTCTTTGGCTGCCCTCTCCAACGGGGCCTTTGGAGGCCTGGGCAGCCCCACATTCAGTGAGTGCGGGtgcggtggggtgggggggctgcAGCCACAGGGTGAGAGCTCAGACGGTCTGGGAGGAGGCCTGAACAGGGCCTCCCACTTCTGGCCCCTGTCACTCTCTGCTTCACCCTCTGCCCAGACTCCGGCGCCGTCTTTGCCCAGAAAGAAAGCCCAGGGGCCCCACCAGCCTTCGCCTCCCCACCGGACCCATGGGGCCGCCTGCACCGCAGTCCTCTGACCTTTCCTGCCTGGGTCCGGCCCCCTGAGGCCGCCCGGACTCCAGGCTCAGACAAGGAGCGGCCTGTGGAGCGGAGGGAGCCCTCCATCACCAAGGAGGAGAAGGACAGGTGTGCCTCCCAcccaccctgcccctgccccacgcTCAGCCCCTGCTGCCCCTGGAGAACTTCATTCTCTCCCCACGCCTGCCCTCCAGGGACCTCCCCTTCTCACGGCCCCAGCTCCGAGTTTCTCCTGCTACTCCCAAGGCCCGGGCTGGTGAGGAGGGGCCTCGGCCAACCAAGGAATCTGTGCGGGTAAAGGAAGAGCGGAAGGAGGAGgctgccgccgccgctgctgctgctgccgccgccgccgctgccgccgccgcagCAGCCACTGGGCCCCAGGGCCTTCACCTGCTGTTTGAGAGGCCCCGGCCGCCCCCGTTTCTGGGCCCTAGCCCACCAGATCGCTGTGCTGGCTTCCTGGAGCCAACCTGGTTGGCAGCACCCCCACGCCTGGCAAGGCCACCCCGCTTCTATGAGGCGGGTGAGGAGCTAACTGGACCCGGGGCCGTGGCCGCTGCCCGCCTCTATGGTCTGGAACCTGCTCACCCCTTGCTCTACAGCCGCTTggctcctccaccaccacctgctGCGGCCCCGGGAACCCCTCACCTTCTCAGCAAGACCCCACCGGGAGCCCTTTTGGGGGCACCACCTCCGCTTGTGCCCGCCCCCCGGCCCAGTTCCCCACCTAGGGGCCCTGGCCCAGCTCGGGCTGACAGGTGAGGGGAACGGAGGGGGTCGGGGCAAAGCTCCATCTCCCCTTCCTTTAACCAGGTCCTAGGGCTGAGGTTTTAAGCCAGGGCTGGAGGGCAAAGGTCATAACCTCACCAGCCACCTCTGAGGTCATGGAACCTGGGAACAGAAGCCTCAACCCCCACAAGACCAAGCATCACATGGAGTGTAGGGTCACTGGGAGAGCAGAGGTCACAGCCTCTAGAGAGGGAGAGGGGCGTGTGCATGGGAGTGTGGCTCATCTCGGGGGCCATGGGGCCTCCTGAGGTACACCTTTGCCCCTGTAAGGGCCTCTAGGCCCTGGGCCTGCCTCCCCAAGGGCTCACTAAGCCAGAGGCCAAAGTGCCCCCTCCCCTTCACCTACCACCCAAGTCCTCATGCCCTctga
This sequence is a window from Gorilla gorilla gorilla isolate KB3781 chromosome 18, NHGRI_mGorGor1-v2.1_pri, whole genome shotgun sequence. Protein-coding genes within it:
- the FBRS gene encoding probable fibrosin-1 isoform X3; this translates as METAAAAAPGPGWAAEGERRRRRCSRRDRDREQRRRRGPGGDAPRALLAAPRGSSSSSSPPPPARPWSSASSGERPGGPRRRRPRPRPRPPRPRARKRPAGSGSRGEEEEEEEEEGGADDGEAEEEPEEEEEEEEDLIDGFAIASFATLEALQKDASLQPPERLEHRLKHSGKRKRGGSSGATGEPGDSSDREPGRPPGDRARKWPNKRRRKEASSRHSLEAGYICDAESDLDERVSDDDLDPSFTVSTSKASGPHGAFNGNCEAKLSVVPKVSGLERSQEQPPGPDPLLVPFPPKEPPPPPVPRPPVSPPAPLPATPSLPPPPQPQLQLRVSPFGLRTSPYGSSLDLSTGSSSRPPPKAPAPPVAQPPPSSSSSSSSSSSASSSSAQLTHRPPTPSLPLPLSTHSFPPPGLRPPPPPHHPSLFSPGPTLPPPPPLLQVPGHPGASAANALSEQDLIGQDLNSRYLNAQGGPEVVGAGGSARPLAFQFHQHNHQHQHTHQHTHQHFTPYPPGLLPPHGPHMFEKYPGKMEGLFRHNPYTAFPPAVPGLPPGLPPAVSFGSLQGAFQPKSTNPELPPRLGPVPSGLSQKGTQKPGKWCAMHVRVAYMILRHQEKMKGDSHKLDFRNDLLPCLPGPYGALPPGQELSHPASLFTATGAVHAAANPFTAAPGAHGPFLSPSTHIDPFGRPTSFASLAALSNGAFGGLGSPTFNSGAVFAQKESPGAPPAFASPPDPWGRLHRSPLTFPAWVRPPEAARTPGSDKERPVERREPSITKEEKDRDLPFSRPQLRVSPATPKARAGEEGPRPTKESVRVKEERKEEAAAAAAAAAAAAAAAAAAATGPQGLHLLFERPRPPPFLGPSPPDRCAGFLEPTWLAAPPRLARPPRFYEAGEELTGPGAVAAARLYGLEPAHPLLYSRLAPPPPPAAAPGTPHLLSKTPPGALLGAPPPLVPAPRPSSPPRGPGPARADR
- the FBRS gene encoding probable fibrosin-1 isoform X1, which codes for METAAAAAPGPGWAAEGERRRRRCSRRDRDREQRRRRGPGGDAPRALLAAPRGSSSSSSPPPPARPWSSASSGERPGGPRRRRPRPRPRPPRPRARKRPAGSGSRGEEEEEEEEEGGADDGEAEEEPEEEEEEEEDLIDGFAIASFATLEALQKDASLQPPERLEHRLKHSGKRKRGGSSGATGEPGDSSDREPGRPPGDRARKWPNKRRRKEASSRHSLEAGYICDAESDLDERVSDDDLDPSFTVSTSKASGPHGAFNGNCEAKLSVVPKVSGLERSQEQPPGPDPLLVPFPPKEPPPPPVPRPPVSPPAPLPATPSLPPPPQPQLQLRVSPFGLRTSPYGSSLDLSTGSSSRPPPKAPAPPVAQPPPSSSSSSSSSSSASSSSAQLTHRPPTPSLPLPLSTHSFPPPGLRPPPPPHHPSLFSPGPTLPPPPPLLQVPGHPGASAANALSEQDLIGQDLNSRYLNAQGGPEVVGAGGSARPLAFQFHQHNHQHQHTHQHTHQHFTPYPPGLLPPHGPHMFEKYPGKMEGLFRHNPYTAFPPAVPGLPPGLPPAVSFGSLQGAFQPKSTNPELPPRLGPVPSGLSQKGTQIPDHFRPPLRKPGKWCAMHVRVAYMILRHQEKMKGDSHKLDFRNDLLPCLPGPYGALPPGQELSHPASLFTATGAVHAAANPFTAAPGAHGPFLSPSTHIDPFGRPTSFASLAALSNGAFGGLGSPTFNSGAVFAQKESPGAPPAFASPPDPWGRLHRSPLTFPAWVRPPEAARTPGSDKERPVERREPSITKEEKDRDLPFSRPQLRVSPATPKARAGEEGPRPTKESVRVKEERKEEAAAAAAAAAAAAAAAAAAATGPQGLHLLFERPRPPPFLGPSPPDRCAGFLEPTWLAAPPRLARPPRFYEAGEELTGPGAVAAARLYGLEPAHPLLYSRLAPPPPPAAAPGTPHLLSKTPPGALLGAPPPLVPAPRPSSPPRGPGPARADR
- the FBRS gene encoding probable fibrosin-1 isoform X2, whose translation is METAAAAAPGPGWAAEGERRRRRCSRRDRDREQRRRRGPGGDAPRALLAAPRGSSSSSSPPPPARPWSSASSGERPGGPRRRRPRPRPRPPRPRARKRPAGSGSRGEEEEEEEEEGGADDGEAEEEPEEEEEEEEDLIDGFAIASFATLEALQKDASLQPPERLEHRLKHSGKRKRGGSSGATGEPGDSSDREPGRPPGDRARKWPNKRRRKEASSRHSLEAGYIVSDDDLDPSFTVSTSKASGPHGAFNGNCEAKLSVVPKVSGLERSQEQPPGPDPLLVPFPPKEPPPPPVPRPPVSPPAPLPATPSLPPPPQPQLQLRVSPFGLRTSPYGSSLDLSTGSSSRPPPKAPAPPVAQPPPSSSSSSSSSSSASSSSAQLTHRPPTPSLPLPLSTHSFPPPGLRPPPPPHHPSLFSPGPTLPPPPPLLQVPGHPGASAANALSEQDLIGQDLNSRYLNAQGGPEVVGAGGSARPLAFQFHQHNHQHQHTHQHTHQHFTPYPPGLLPPHGPHMFEKYPGKMEGLFRHNPYTAFPPAVPGLPPGLPPAVSFGSLQGAFQPKSTNPELPPRLGPVPSGLSQKGTQIPDHFRPPLRKPGKWCAMHVRVAYMILRHQEKMKGDSHKLDFRNDLLPCLPGPYGALPPGQELSHPASLFTATGAVHAAANPFTAAPGAHGPFLSPSTHIDPFGRPTSFASLAALSNGAFGGLGSPTFNSGAVFAQKESPGAPPAFASPPDPWGRLHRSPLTFPAWVRPPEAARTPGSDKERPVERREPSITKEEKDRDLPFSRPQLRVSPATPKARAGEEGPRPTKESVRVKEERKEEAAAAAAAAAAAAAAAAAAATGPQGLHLLFERPRPPPFLGPSPPDRCAGFLEPTWLAAPPRLARPPRFYEAGEELTGPGAVAAARLYGLEPAHPLLYSRLAPPPPPAAAPGTPHLLSKTPPGALLGAPPPLVPAPRPSSPPRGPGPARADR
- the FBRS gene encoding probable fibrosin-1 isoform X4 → METAAAAAPGPGWAAEGERRRRRCSRRDRDREQRRRRGPGGDAPRALLAAPRGSSSSSSPPPPARPWSSASSGERPGGPRRRRPRPRPRPPRPRARKRPAGSGSRGEEEEEEEEEGGADDGEAEEEPEEEEEEEEDLIDGFAIASFATLEALQKDASLQPPERLEHRLKHSGKRKRGGSSGATGEPGDSSDREPGRPPGDRARKWPNKRRRKEVSDDDLDPSFTVSTSKASGPHGAFNGNCEAKLSVVPKVSGLERSQEQPPGPDPLLVPFPPKEPPPPPVPRPPVSPPAPLPATPSLPPPPQPQLQLRVSPFGLRTSPYGSSLDLSTGSSSRPPPKAPAPPVAQPPPSSSSSSSSSSSASSSSAQLTHRPPTPSLPLPLSTHSFPPPGLRPPPPPHHPSLFSPGPTLPPPPPLLQVPGHPGASAANALSEQDLIGQDLNSRYLNAQGGPEVVGAGGSARPLAFQFHQHNHQHQHTHQHTHQHFTPYPPGLLPPHGPHMFEKYPGKMEGLFRHNPYTAFPPAVPGLPPGLPPAVSFGSLQGAFQPKSTNPELPPRLGPVPSGLSQKGTQIPDHFRPPLRKPGKWCAMHVRVAYMILRHQEKMKGDSHKLDFRNDLLPCLPGPYGALPPGQELSHPASLFTATGAVHAAANPFTAAPGAHGPFLSPSTHIDPFGRPTSFASLAALSNGAFGGLGSPTFNSGAVFAQKESPGAPPAFASPPDPWGRLHRSPLTFPAWVRPPEAARTPGSDKERPVERREPSITKEEKDRDLPFSRPQLRVSPATPKARAGEEGPRPTKESVRVKEERKEEAAAAAAAAAAAAAAAAAAATGPQGLHLLFERPRPPPFLGPSPPDRCAGFLEPTWLAAPPRLARPPRFYEAGEELTGPGAVAAARLYGLEPAHPLLYSRLAPPPPPAAAPGTPHLLSKTPPGALLGAPPPLVPAPRPSSPPRGPGPARADR